The Corynebacterium pseudopelargi genome contains a region encoding:
- a CDS encoding GH25 family lysozyme, translating into MTIFGVDVSEHQSGMSLRRAKGEGIEFAILRLCDGTYRDKVFRSHLADAESAGLLVATYWYLRAPSEGTTIAQQVDVIDAQMGGRRDLPVWIDVESVDASGRKLLTKDDVHAAKRELEKRGYTVAGVYSGAWYWEQMPGGEPSMRGLGALWVSNYGKNRTLPYKDAYLADGADKHAGWGYPLGDRKPDILQYGSNGLVAGFKVDVNAYKGTREQLKQLFTGRGDKPAPPVAHTITTVEKVLEYPRDQVVQDTYYYCGPASTQTVVRAATGHLIGERDLARQMQTTTNGTNSIYNILPVLQRHVPDGAWKAVEMPNDPPTNEQKTRLWQDIVRSIDVGRGVIANIVAPPSNYPRASYKSNINPAYGGGVVYHYVAVMGYAVDNTGQRHVWVADSGFRPYGYWCTLDQLATLIPPKGYVAATKGITPKQQQQREEVKKLAQSLDDVVKTLVDGSDFKDARGNFILHADRNAFLAMKNTELILKALERLDGRVAALEKQLAAPKQ; encoded by the coding sequence ATGACCATTTTCGGTGTTGATGTGTCCGAGCACCAATCAGGCATGAGCCTACGCAGGGCAAAAGGTGAGGGCATTGAGTTTGCGATCCTGCGCCTGTGTGATGGCACCTACCGCGATAAGGTGTTCCGCTCGCATTTGGCTGATGCTGAATCGGCGGGGCTGCTCGTGGCCACCTACTGGTATTTGCGCGCCCCTAGTGAGGGCACCACCATTGCGCAGCAGGTGGATGTGATCGATGCGCAAATGGGTGGGCGTCGTGACCTGCCGGTGTGGATTGATGTGGAATCTGTTGACGCCAGTGGCCGGAAGTTGCTTACGAAGGACGATGTGCATGCCGCGAAACGTGAGCTTGAGAAACGCGGCTACACCGTGGCCGGTGTGTATTCCGGTGCGTGGTATTGGGAGCAGATGCCAGGTGGTGAGCCGTCGATGCGTGGCCTGGGTGCCCTGTGGGTGTCGAATTATGGCAAGAATCGTACCCTGCCCTACAAGGACGCTTATCTAGCTGATGGTGCAGACAAGCATGCTGGCTGGGGTTATCCGTTGGGTGATCGTAAGCCGGATATTCTGCAATACGGCTCCAATGGCTTGGTGGCGGGCTTCAAGGTTGATGTGAACGCCTATAAGGGCACCCGCGAGCAACTAAAACAGCTTTTTACTGGGCGTGGTGACAAGCCAGCCCCACCCGTGGCACACACCATCACCACCGTGGAAAAAGTGCTCGAATACCCCCGAGACCAAGTAGTACAAGACACCTACTACTACTGCGGCCCAGCTTCGACACAAACTGTGGTGCGCGCGGCTACGGGGCATTTGATTGGTGAGCGTGACCTCGCGCGCCAAATGCAAACCACCACCAACGGCACCAACAGCATCTACAACATTTTGCCGGTGCTGCAGCGTCATGTGCCCGATGGTGCATGGAAGGCCGTGGAGATGCCGAATGACCCACCGACCAATGAGCAAAAAACCCGCCTGTGGCAGGACATTGTGCGCTCCATTGACGTGGGCAGGGGTGTGATTGCGAATATCGTTGCCCCGCCGTCGAACTATCCCCGCGCATCGTACAAATCCAACATTAACCCTGCGTATGGCGGTGGGGTCGTGTACCACTATGTGGCTGTGATGGGCTACGCGGTGGACAACACCGGCCAACGCCATGTGTGGGTGGCCGATAGCGGGTTCCGCCCTTATGGGTATTGGTGCACGCTTGACCAGCTCGCCACGCTGATCCCCCCGAAGGGCTATGTGGCAGCAACGAAGGGCATCACCCCGAAACAACAGCAGCAGCGGGAGGAGGTGAAGAAGTTGGCACAGTCGCTTGATGATGTGGTGAAAACCCTCGTTGATGGCAGTGATTTTAAGGACGCTCGCGGGAATTTCATTCTGCACGCTGATCGCAACGCGTTTTTGGCGATGAAGAATACCGAGCTGATCTTAAAAGCCTTGGAGCGTCTTGATGGGCGTGTGGCTGCTTTGGAGAAGCAGCTTGCAGCACCGAAGCAGTAA
- the proB gene encoding glutamate 5-kinase, producing the protein MTFAASGNPQDLRHHIAAAKRVVVKIGSSSLTGEDFAVSPERINRIVDALETRMGKGSDVIVVSSGAIAAGLKPLGLHRRPADLATKQAAASVGQVHLANAWGASFARYRRTTGQVLLTAADAGVRERARNAQRTIDRLRQLGCVPIINENDTVATSEMHFGDNDRLAAIAANLIAADALVLLSDVDGLYDRNPSDPNAHFISEVRDARDLEGVVAGDGGVVGTGGMASKVSAARLAARGGIPVLLTATARIEDALDRADVGTVFYPEENKLSAWKFWALYAADVGGGLRIDAGAVRAIQQGGNSLLAVGITEVIGDFHSGEIVEILGPEGQIIGRGEVAYDSDTLVGMVGKQSADLPEGMQRPVVHADYLSGSRA; encoded by the coding sequence ATGACTTTCGCAGCGTCGGGAAACCCCCAAGACCTCCGCCACCACATTGCTGCTGCCAAAAGGGTGGTGGTCAAAATTGGTTCGAGCTCACTAACAGGCGAAGACTTTGCCGTGAGCCCCGAGCGGATCAACCGCATCGTCGACGCGTTGGAAACACGCATGGGCAAAGGCTCCGATGTGATCGTCGTATCCTCCGGCGCCATCGCCGCCGGGCTCAAACCCCTTGGCCTGCACCGACGCCCAGCAGATCTTGCCACCAAACAAGCCGCCGCCAGTGTTGGGCAAGTCCACCTGGCCAACGCTTGGGGAGCCTCCTTCGCGCGCTATCGGCGCACCACCGGCCAGGTGCTGCTCACCGCCGCAGACGCAGGCGTGCGCGAACGCGCCCGCAATGCCCAGCGCACCATCGACCGCCTGCGCCAATTAGGGTGCGTGCCCATCATTAACGAAAACGACACCGTGGCCACCTCCGAAATGCACTTCGGTGATAATGACCGGCTGGCCGCCATCGCCGCCAACCTCATCGCCGCCGATGCGCTCGTGCTGCTTTCTGATGTCGATGGCCTCTACGACCGCAACCCCAGCGACCCCAACGCCCACTTTATTAGCGAAGTCCGAGACGCACGCGACTTAGAAGGTGTGGTGGCAGGTGATGGGGGCGTGGTTGGCACCGGAGGCATGGCCTCGAAGGTATCTGCTGCGCGCCTGGCAGCCCGCGGAGGGATCCCGGTATTGCTCACGGCGACCGCTCGCATTGAAGATGCGCTCGATCGCGCCGATGTGGGCACGGTGTTCTACCCGGAGGAAAATAAGCTCTCTGCCTGGAAGTTCTGGGCCTTATACGCCGCCGATGTAGGCGGTGGCCTAAGAATTGATGCCGGCGCGGTCCGTGCGATCCAACAAGGCGGTAACTCTCTACTCGCGGTGGGCATTACCGAGGTGATTGGTGATTTCCACTCAGGAGAGATTGTGGAGATCCTAGGCCCTGAAGGTCAGATCATCGGCCGCGGCGAGGTGGCCTATGATTCCGATACCCTCGTTGGCATGGTGGGCAAGCAATCCGCAGACCTACCTGAGGGCATGCAGCGACCAGTGGTGCACGCCGATTACCTGTCTGGTTCGCGCGCCTAA
- a CDS encoding YhgE/Pip domain-containing protein, whose amino-acid sequence MKDTATPAPSRKRALLIRSIIVTVLVAPLLVTAAFMWSLWDPSHYLQNVRMAVVNEDAGAQKDGQKVNFGDDVVEGLLDTSYMDFTELSAEDANAGLRDGDFMVVLSIPEEFSQEVASVIDEHPKQPEVVISFNDQYGTNTPLLTSGLVPGIQKGIAKGIAEGYSSEILGGMNRLGAGLKQAADGAKQLDDGAAQLKAGTAQGLDGAQQLKDGSSQLSDGATRLDQGMSQLLDGTNQLGQGAAQIDAGVGQLTDKVIPLLQQAGTTVEMLKPIADQLDMLGLHAQAQQIRDRISVLDTSNPDALANQLAKLKDGTAQMSYNLNDPAAPYLQGALQLKDGTSQLADGAARLDDGMGQLLDGTHQLDAGVAQLKDGTAQLDAGLSEGAQQAPEIKNIEASSHQIAVPVAYEEDYRHAVQELTDEHDPTSKVLSGGVTMILILVFGYLLMALVSMLAPHILGTRKHTSTLAAVLAGFAVVGAGNTALLGLLTGAGMAAGFHIAHIGAYCLAMVLIAAHGTSIFQFLRLAFGRLAGGALALGFFAYGVFAFGGVWPIQLTPAPMRAMHSLHPMTYAKDVFVRTVDGNFDSTYYIAVAVLVLSTIFFIALSVFARNYKLRKASEDQQQAELIHS is encoded by the coding sequence ATGAAAGACACCGCCACACCCGCCCCCTCACGCAAGCGTGCACTGCTGATCCGATCGATCATCGTGACCGTCCTTGTGGCTCCACTGCTGGTCACAGCCGCTTTCATGTGGTCGCTTTGGGATCCCTCCCACTACCTCCAAAATGTGCGCATGGCCGTAGTTAATGAAGATGCCGGCGCCCAAAAAGATGGCCAGAAGGTCAATTTTGGCGACGACGTGGTCGAAGGCCTACTCGATACCAGCTACATGGACTTCACCGAACTATCTGCCGAGGACGCCAATGCGGGGCTGCGCGATGGCGACTTCATGGTGGTGCTGTCGATTCCAGAAGAATTTTCCCAGGAAGTAGCCAGCGTGATCGACGAGCACCCCAAGCAGCCCGAAGTGGTGATCTCTTTTAATGATCAATACGGCACCAACACCCCGCTGCTGACCTCCGGGCTTGTGCCGGGAATCCAAAAAGGTATTGCCAAAGGTATCGCCGAAGGCTACAGCTCCGAAATTCTCGGCGGCATGAATCGCCTAGGCGCTGGCCTGAAACAAGCCGCCGATGGCGCCAAACAACTCGACGATGGTGCCGCGCAATTAAAGGCCGGAACCGCACAAGGCCTCGATGGGGCACAGCAACTCAAAGATGGCTCCTCACAGCTTTCCGACGGAGCCACGCGACTCGACCAGGGCATGAGCCAATTGCTCGATGGCACCAATCAACTTGGCCAAGGTGCCGCCCAAATTGACGCCGGCGTAGGCCAGCTCACCGACAAAGTGATCCCCCTGCTCCAGCAAGCCGGCACCACCGTGGAGATGCTCAAGCCCATCGCCGATCAGCTCGACATGCTCGGCCTGCACGCCCAAGCACAACAAATCCGCGATCGAATCTCCGTGCTGGATACCTCCAACCCCGATGCGCTGGCGAACCAGCTAGCCAAGCTCAAAGACGGCACGGCGCAAATGAGCTACAACCTCAATGATCCCGCCGCGCCGTACCTCCAAGGTGCCCTCCAGCTCAAAGATGGCACCTCGCAGCTTGCCGACGGAGCCGCGCGCCTCGACGACGGCATGGGGCAGCTTCTCGACGGCACCCACCAACTCGACGCCGGCGTAGCCCAACTCAAAGACGGCACCGCACAGCTCGACGCGGGCCTAAGCGAAGGCGCGCAACAAGCACCAGAGATTAAAAATATCGAGGCATCCTCACACCAAATCGCCGTACCCGTGGCCTATGAGGAGGACTACCGCCACGCAGTACAAGAGCTCACCGACGAACACGACCCAACCTCCAAGGTGCTCTCCGGCGGCGTGACCATGATCCTCATCCTCGTCTTCGGTTACCTGCTCATGGCGCTGGTAAGCATGCTCGCCCCGCACATCTTGGGCACCCGCAAGCACACCTCCACCCTGGCCGCGGTACTGGCAGGGTTTGCCGTAGTAGGCGCCGGCAACACCGCCTTGCTGGGCCTGCTCACCGGCGCAGGCATGGCAGCCGGCTTCCACATCGCGCACATCGGTGCCTACTGCCTTGCCATGGTGCTCATTGCAGCCCACGGCACCAGCATCTTCCAATTCCTCCGCCTAGCCTTTGGCAGGCTCGCAGGCGGCGCACTGGCACTGGGCTTTTTCGCCTACGGTGTATTTGCCTTCGGTGGCGTCTGGCCCATCCAACTCACCCCGGCCCCCATGCGCGCCATGCACAGCCTGCACCCCATGACCTACGCCAAGGACGTCTTCGTGCGCACCGTGGACGGCAACTTCGATAGCACCTACTACATCGCAGTGGCAGTACTCGTGCTCAGCACCATCTTCTTTATCGCGCTTTCGGTGTTCGCACGCAATTACAAACTCCGCAAAGCCAGCGAAGATCAACAACAAGCAGAGCTCATCCACAGCTAA
- a CDS encoding phage holin — protein MFDQIRNTIPASSRGTLYAVVAALAPALIAWGVLGEEQAAAVVGVLTAVVTLAFAVVHSTSSVRTAIYGVVAAVTAALAVWGYGDPAQWDTILGIVAPALGMGVAAANTPVVEEG, from the coding sequence ATGTTTGACCAGATCCGTAACACTATTCCCGCTTCGAGCCGTGGCACCCTCTACGCCGTGGTGGCAGCACTCGCCCCTGCCCTGATCGCCTGGGGTGTGCTGGGTGAAGAACAAGCCGCTGCTGTGGTGGGTGTCCTCACCGCCGTGGTCACCCTCGCTTTCGCTGTGGTGCACTCCACCAGCTCCGTGCGCACCGCCATCTATGGTGTGGTGGCTGCTGTGACCGCTGCGCTTGCCGTGTGGGGTTATGGTGACCCCGCCCAGTGGGACACCATCCTCGGTATTGTCGCCCCAGCACTTGGCATGGGCGTGGCTGCTGCTAACACCCCCGTGGTTGAGGAGGGGTGA
- a CDS encoding D-isomer specific 2-hydroxyacid dehydrogenase family protein translates to MKFAMMPQRWDMPAQALIDAGHEEVELDQADFLVFNGTEDFPELPENIQYVQVAFAGMDALRKQGVLDARVRWANAAGLYADTVAESTLAMLLAVGHKYPAIINAKSWGIRPLPDQHTNWLYDDKTLAIIGAGGIAGRLLEFVSGFPLHTIAVNTSGKPVEGADETFSIEQVEQVWPRADYVVLLAPLTEATEHMVNASVFAQLPNHAVLINVGRGGLVCTEDLVAALEQGQIGGAALDVTEPEPLPDGHPLWQMDNVLITPHVANTSERMQHLLGPLFVENARRFAQGETMLTEVEPAKGY, encoded by the coding sequence ATGAAATTTGCCATGATGCCACAACGCTGGGATATGCCAGCCCAAGCTTTGATCGACGCCGGCCACGAGGAAGTTGAGTTGGATCAAGCCGACTTCCTCGTCTTTAACGGCACCGAGGATTTTCCCGAGCTGCCGGAGAATATCCAATATGTGCAGGTCGCTTTCGCCGGCATGGATGCGCTGCGCAAACAAGGCGTGCTGGATGCCCGAGTGCGCTGGGCCAATGCCGCAGGCCTTTATGCCGATACGGTGGCCGAATCCACCCTTGCCATGTTGCTTGCGGTGGGGCATAAGTACCCGGCGATTATCAACGCCAAGTCTTGGGGCATTCGCCCCCTGCCAGATCAGCACACCAATTGGCTTTACGACGATAAAACGCTCGCCATCATCGGCGCCGGCGGTATCGCTGGCCGCCTGCTTGAGTTTGTGTCCGGATTCCCACTGCACACCATCGCCGTGAACACCAGCGGCAAGCCCGTCGAAGGCGCCGATGAAACCTTCAGCATCGAGCAGGTAGAGCAAGTCTGGCCCAGGGCCGATTATGTGGTGCTCCTTGCGCCACTGACAGAGGCGACCGAGCACATGGTCAATGCGAGCGTCTTCGCACAACTGCCCAACCACGCGGTGCTGATCAATGTTGGCAGAGGCGGGCTGGTGTGCACCGAGGATTTAGTAGCTGCCCTGGAACAAGGCCAAATCGGTGGTGCGGCCCTTGATGTGACCGAACCCGAACCGCTGCCCGATGGGCACCCTTTGTGGCAGATGGACAATGTGCTGATCACACCCCATGTGGCCAACACCAGCGAGCGAATGCAGCACCTTTTAGGCCCGCTGTTTGTAGAAAACGCGCGTCGATTCGCGCAAGGTGAAACGATGCTCACCGAAGTTGAACCCGCGAAAGGCTACTAG
- a CDS encoding glutamate-5-semialdehyde dehydrogenase, whose translation MKQPTVLERAKAAKKAAPKLAALSSSEKNALLERAAEYLLEHSEAILEANEQDLRAGEHAGLNEGLLDRLRLDHERIAGIAGGLRLVAGLPDPVGEVIGGGVMYNGMLMRQVRVPLGVVGIVYEARPNVTVDAFGLTLKSGNVVLLRGSKSAVHTNTKLVELLQAVVQEHGLSADTVQLLPCENHESVQELITARGFVDVVIPRGGAKLIEAVVLGATVPTIETGTGNCHFYVDRDANMDEAIAMLLNGKTRRCSVCNATETVLIDAGLPATEQLRIIRALQDAGVKVHGDVDKLEAIGAENIIQAEASDWEEEYLSMDIAAQIVEDLDGAIEHIRRYSSGHTEAIATRNTATAQAFAAGVDAAAVMINASTAFTDGEQYGMGAEIGISTQKLHARGPMGLPELTTSKWILEGQGHTRA comes from the coding sequence ATGAAACAGCCAACGGTATTAGAACGCGCCAAAGCCGCCAAAAAAGCAGCACCGAAGCTCGCAGCATTATCAAGCAGCGAGAAAAACGCCCTGCTTGAACGAGCAGCCGAGTACCTGCTTGAGCACAGCGAGGCAATCTTAGAAGCCAATGAACAAGACCTGCGCGCAGGCGAGCACGCCGGGTTAAACGAGGGCCTCTTAGATCGTCTACGCCTCGACCACGAGCGCATCGCCGGCATCGCCGGTGGTTTGCGCCTGGTGGCAGGGCTGCCTGATCCCGTTGGAGAAGTCATCGGTGGCGGCGTGATGTATAACGGCATGCTCATGCGCCAAGTCCGAGTCCCACTTGGGGTCGTGGGCATCGTGTATGAGGCCCGCCCCAACGTCACCGTGGATGCCTTTGGCCTGACCTTAAAATCCGGCAATGTGGTGCTACTGCGCGGCTCCAAATCAGCCGTGCACACCAACACCAAGCTGGTAGAGCTGCTCCAAGCAGTGGTGCAAGAACACGGCTTGAGCGCAGATACCGTGCAGCTTTTGCCCTGCGAAAACCACGAGAGCGTCCAAGAGCTCATTACCGCCCGCGGTTTTGTGGATGTAGTGATTCCTCGAGGAGGTGCGAAGCTGATCGAGGCCGTAGTTCTAGGAGCTACCGTGCCCACCATCGAAACCGGCACCGGTAATTGCCACTTCTATGTCGACCGCGACGCCAATATGGACGAAGCCATCGCCATGCTGCTCAACGGCAAAACTCGCCGATGCTCCGTATGTAATGCCACAGAAACAGTGCTGATTGACGCAGGCCTGCCAGCCACCGAACAATTGCGCATCATCCGCGCCCTCCAAGACGCCGGGGTGAAGGTGCATGGGGACGTCGACAAGCTAGAAGCAATCGGTGCAGAAAACATCATCCAGGCCGAAGCCAGCGACTGGGAAGAGGAATACCTCAGCATGGACATCGCAGCCCAAATCGTCGAAGACCTCGACGGCGCCATCGAACACATCAGGCGCTACAGCTCCGGCCACACCGAGGCCATTGCAACCCGCAACACCGCCACCGCACAAGCCTTCGCAGCAGGCGTAGACGCCGCAGCCGTCATGATCAACGCATCCACCGCCTTTACCGATGGCGAACAATACGGCATGGGCGCAGAAATCGGCATCTCCACCCAAAAACTCCACGCACGCGGACCAATGGGACTGCCCGAACTCACCACAAGCAAATGGATCCTCGAAGGCCAAGGGCACACCCGCGCATGA
- a CDS encoding phage gene 29 protein family protein — protein sequence MIPVDQTKADMSDPEQHFGWAVASIPPVGYNPDLPNIVFPLLYLPWLSQFLWDCGFRHHPELQVIRQRVDESAPLRNAGVQWERIPNGEAVATPQPTGVDLTTMSDEDAQALLEALKARLNL from the coding sequence GTGATCCCAGTAGACCAGACCAAAGCAGACATGTCGGATCCGGAGCAGCATTTCGGGTGGGCGGTCGCGTCCATTCCCCCGGTGGGATACAACCCCGACCTGCCAAATATCGTGTTCCCGCTGCTGTACCTGCCGTGGCTGTCACAATTCCTGTGGGATTGCGGTTTCCGCCACCACCCGGAGCTGCAGGTGATTCGCCAGCGGGTCGATGAGTCCGCGCCGTTGCGGAATGCCGGTGTGCAGTGGGAGCGGATTCCCAATGGTGAGGCCGTGGCCACGCCGCAACCAACGGGTGTTGATCTCACCACCATGTCCGATGAGGACGCGCAGGCGCTCCTAGAAGCACTGAAAGCGAGGCTGAATCTATGA
- the nadD gene encoding nicotinate-nucleotide adenylyltransferase: protein MDPRRPRAHPRMSKRIGIMGGTFDPIHHGHLVAASEVAARFGLELVVFVPTGQPWQKADREVSEPEDRYLMTVIATASNPQFTVSRVDIERQGATYTIDTLNDLKSQYPNAELFFITGADALAKILSWRDWEKMFELATFVGVTRPGYVLEESNIPQRFQHRVELIEVPAMAISSTDCRARAKNGMPVWYLVPDGVVQYINKRKLYSPCGADDDLDPTPS, encoded by the coding sequence ATGGATCCTCGAAGGCCAAGGGCACACCCGCGCATGAGCAAACGCATCGGCATCATGGGTGGCACCTTCGACCCCATCCACCACGGCCACCTCGTAGCCGCAAGCGAAGTGGCCGCACGCTTCGGACTCGAACTCGTCGTATTCGTCCCCACCGGCCAACCCTGGCAAAAAGCCGACCGCGAAGTAAGCGAACCAGAAGACCGCTACCTCATGACGGTGATCGCCACAGCAAGCAACCCACAATTCACCGTCTCGCGCGTCGACATCGAACGCCAAGGCGCCACCTACACCATCGACACCCTCAACGACCTCAAAAGCCAATACCCAAACGCAGAACTATTCTTCATCACCGGCGCCGACGCACTAGCCAAAATCCTATCCTGGCGAGACTGGGAAAAAATGTTTGAGCTCGCCACCTTCGTCGGCGTCACCAGACCCGGATACGTACTCGAAGAAAGCAATATTCCCCAACGCTTCCAACACCGCGTAGAACTCATCGAAGTGCCAGCAATGGCCATCTCATCCACAGATTGCCGCGCACGAGCCAAAAACGGCATGCCAGTGTGGTATCTCGTGCCCGATGGGGTGGTGCAGTACATCAATAAGCGGAAGCTGTATTCGCCTTGCGGCGCCGACGATGACTTAGACCCCACCCCCTCCTAA
- a CDS encoding alpha/beta hydrolase, with translation MAASRTRIAAGLLGATLGLSLAVPANAIDLGITQGLTPLTDALNSIEQPAEDIAPTVPAPLEEIGLTGTRITAPYEQAPGKIRETFGAPGSHPVASTVPTIDCAPIYALYNQILRFNHGNNVPPECYGVTPEGPNPAIGFQFIYPTDLAQGQRAPLIVLSPGIGSEPGMVHHHAEFYASHGYVVALGYSVANWFGEQMNIAALGANQADLDPQSPLYQRIDFSKMLLVGHSAGGGSALREAGMIDKLLQSTGRTEAAVLGAVGINPGPSDFGLASPPSPVPTLVLAAEHESLVPWPLSKIAYDRATGPKWWAIVRGAEHGLYLDASDVSIYDSLVISFADYTIRHDPEAAKVYVGPDNWLSKDSELRDVTSS, from the coding sequence GTGGCAGCCTCTCGCACCCGCATCGCCGCAGGTCTTCTCGGCGCAACACTCGGACTCAGCCTCGCAGTGCCAGCCAATGCCATCGACCTCGGCATCACCCAAGGCCTGACTCCCCTCACCGATGCGCTCAACTCCATCGAGCAACCAGCCGAAGACATCGCCCCCACCGTCCCAGCCCCGCTAGAAGAAATCGGGCTCACCGGCACCCGCATCACCGCACCCTATGAACAAGCGCCCGGAAAAATCCGCGAAACCTTCGGCGCACCCGGTTCGCACCCAGTCGCTTCTACCGTGCCCACCATCGACTGCGCCCCCATCTACGCGCTCTACAACCAAATCTTGCGCTTCAACCACGGCAACAACGTGCCACCGGAGTGCTACGGCGTTACCCCCGAAGGACCCAACCCCGCCATCGGCTTCCAATTCATCTACCCCACCGACCTCGCCCAAGGCCAACGCGCACCACTGATCGTGCTCTCACCCGGCATCGGATCCGAACCCGGCATGGTGCACCACCACGCCGAGTTCTACGCCTCCCACGGCTACGTCGTCGCACTCGGCTACAGCGTGGCCAACTGGTTTGGCGAGCAGATGAATATCGCCGCACTTGGCGCCAACCAAGCAGACCTCGACCCCCAAAGCCCCCTCTACCAACGCATCGACTTTTCCAAGATGTTGCTCGTCGGCCACTCCGCCGGCGGCGGATCAGCACTGCGCGAAGCCGGCATGATCGACAAATTGCTCCAATCGACCGGCCGCACTGAAGCAGCGGTCCTCGGCGCAGTGGGCATCAACCCCGGCCCCTCCGACTTCGGGCTCGCCTCTCCCCCATCACCAGTACCCACCCTGGTGCTAGCAGCCGAACACGAATCACTCGTGCCCTGGCCTTTATCCAAGATCGCCTATGACCGCGCCACCGGCCCGAAGTGGTGGGCAATCGTACGCGGCGCCGAACACGGCCTCTACCTGGACGCAAGCGACGTCAGCATCTACGACTCACTCGTAATCTCCTTCGCCGACTACACCATTCGCCACGATCCCGAGGCGGCGAAGGTGTATGTGGGGCCAGATAATTGGCTCTCGAAGGATTCCGAGCTTCGCGACGTCACCTCCTCCTAA